A DNA window from Pseudomonas tohonis contains the following coding sequences:
- a CDS encoding aliphatic sulfonate ABC transporter substrate-binding protein: MGKGRLLAGLLCLALGSAPGLGAEALRVSSQKNSLQVLLQAAGELESVPYPIEFAAFGAAAPTAEALSAGAVDVGTLGVAPFVFAASAGAGLKTVGVVRLKVTPTAVAIVVPEGSPLTDAASLVGKRITTTRGSIGHYLALAALRSVGRSGRDATFVFLQPGESRGLLANGGADAWATWDPYTSMVQLEGGTRVLVSGEGLFAGNMLLVANPAAIRDKPEQLRDFLQRVGRAWDWANAHVEAFSAIQARQSGLPLEVHLRSNRYSQPRRVDVDEALVQDLADTARLYRDEGVIGPGFEAENQVDRQFNSTRQVQ, from the coding sequence ATGGGCAAGGGCCGTTTGCTGGCGGGCCTGCTGTGCCTGGCGCTGGGGTCTGCCCCCGGGCTGGGCGCCGAGGCGCTGCGTGTGTCGAGCCAGAAGAACTCGTTGCAGGTGCTGCTGCAGGCCGCCGGCGAGCTGGAGTCGGTGCCGTACCCCATCGAGTTCGCCGCCTTCGGTGCGGCAGCGCCCACGGCCGAGGCCCTGAGCGCCGGCGCGGTGGATGTCGGCACCCTGGGCGTCGCGCCCTTCGTCTTCGCCGCCTCGGCCGGTGCCGGGTTGAAGACGGTGGGCGTGGTGCGCCTGAAGGTCACGCCCACGGCGGTGGCCATCGTCGTGCCCGAGGGCTCGCCGCTCACCGATGCCGCGTCCCTGGTGGGCAAGCGCATCACCACCACGCGCGGGTCCATCGGCCATTACCTGGCGCTGGCGGCGCTGCGCTCGGTGGGCCGCAGCGGGCGCGATGCGACGTTCGTGTTCCTGCAGCCGGGGGAGTCCCGCGGCCTGCTGGCCAACGGCGGGGCGGATGCCTGGGCCACCTGGGACCCGTACACCAGCATGGTGCAGCTGGAAGGCGGCACGCGGGTGCTGGTCAGCGGGGAAGGGCTGTTCGCCGGCAACATGCTGCTGGTGGCCAACCCGGCGGCGATCCGCGACAAGCCGGAGCAGCTGCGGGACTTCCTCCAGCGCGTCGGCCGCGCCTGGGACTGGGCCAACGCCCATGTCGAGGCCTTCTCGGCGATCCAGGCGCGCCAGAGCGGCCTGCCGCTGGAGGTGCACCTGCGCTCCAACCGCTACTCGCAACCCAGGCGGGTGGACGTGGACGAGGCCCTGGTGCAGGACCTCGCCGACACCGCCCGGCTGTACCGGGACGAGGGCGTGATCGGGCCGGGATTCGAGGCTGAAAACCAGGTGGATCGGCAATTCAATTCGACTCGACAAGTTCAATGA
- a CDS encoding 2OG-Fe(II) oxygenase, producing MLTTTTVEELTAAHIHDVIHARTYGILIKGFASADTVALALDRLSRHELRGAFSEQTEFVRLGKAYIEIGDEASRVDYHAQAVTNIRKIRSVFSPLASPIDELRLLLDEVWPKGARLLDVNGEKCFVGIARFQGNGVDLTPHTDNLERNAPQDHEPKLLTQLSTNIYLQIPEDGGELEIWGIHPDEIEYDRLRGERAYGIERHLLPPPDLVIKPEPGDLIFLNPRLIHAVRPSATATRVTLGVFIGYFGDDQPLAYWS from the coding sequence ATGCTGACCACTACCACGGTCGAGGAATTGACCGCAGCGCATATACACGATGTTATCCACGCCCGCACTTACGGGATTCTCATAAAGGGCTTCGCTTCGGCCGATACCGTGGCCCTGGCACTCGACCGCCTGAGCCGCCACGAACTGCGCGGTGCCTTCAGCGAACAGACCGAGTTCGTGCGCCTGGGCAAGGCCTATATCGAAATTGGCGACGAGGCCAGCCGGGTCGACTACCACGCCCAGGCCGTCACCAATATCCGCAAGATTCGCAGCGTGTTCAGCCCGTTGGCATCGCCCATCGACGAGCTGCGCCTGCTGCTCGACGAGGTCTGGCCCAAGGGCGCGCGGCTGCTGGATGTGAACGGCGAGAAGTGCTTCGTCGGCATCGCCCGCTTCCAGGGCAACGGCGTCGACCTCACCCCGCACACCGACAACCTGGAACGCAATGCGCCCCAAGACCACGAGCCGAAGCTGCTGACCCAGCTCTCCACCAACATCTACCTGCAGATACCCGAGGACGGCGGCGAACTGGAGATCTGGGGCATCCACCCCGACGAGATCGAGTACGACCGCCTGCGCGGCGAGCGCGCCTACGGCATCGAGCGGCACCTGCTGCCGCCGCCGGACCTGGTGATCAAGCCCGAGCCCGGCGACCTGATCTTCCTCAACCCCCGGCTGATCCACGCGGTGCGCCCCTCGGCCACCGCCACCCGGGTCACCCTCGGCGTATTCATCGGCTATTTCGGCGACGACCAGCCCCTTGCCTACTGGAGCTAA
- a CDS encoding tRNA-dependent cyclodipeptide synthase, with amino-acid sequence MSDVEAINLKAYFNKGGEELDFTGKRCVLAVSVGQEYHEEQKLSSTVHLINKSGFSRVKVVVADTLQRHNKHGKSPGEALSASIRDGDAWLARNRKYLAGLEAPVTISRWNQELASDRYAELRQQVDQLYRESEDLRGAIEATIGVFIERLRLRDPDADVERAAAQCREYILEEVPIILPLWAEEGYDYVIYPQQMTNAMATARRLLIEPHAPDRVHWLPLKFKKRGIPIPFTLPGAVHPAWAGSAIAI; translated from the coding sequence ATGAGCGATGTGGAAGCGATCAACCTCAAGGCCTATTTCAACAAGGGTGGCGAAGAACTGGACTTCACCGGCAAGCGCTGCGTGCTGGCCGTGAGCGTGGGCCAGGAGTACCACGAGGAGCAGAAGCTCAGCTCCACCGTGCACCTGATCAACAAGTCCGGCTTCAGCCGGGTGAAAGTGGTGGTGGCCGACACCCTGCAGCGCCACAACAAGCACGGCAAATCCCCGGGCGAGGCGCTCTCCGCCTCGATCCGCGACGGCGACGCCTGGCTGGCGCGCAACCGCAAGTACCTGGCCGGCCTGGAAGCGCCGGTGACCATCAGCCGCTGGAACCAGGAACTGGCTTCCGACCGCTACGCGGAGTTGCGCCAGCAGGTGGACCAGCTCTACCGCGAGAGCGAGGACCTGCGCGGCGCCATCGAAGCCACCATCGGTGTGTTCATCGAGCGCCTCCGACTTCGCGACCCGGACGCCGACGTCGAGCGCGCGGCCGCCCAGTGCCGCGAGTACATCCTGGAAGAGGTGCCGATCATCCTCCCGCTGTGGGCGGAGGAGGGCTACGACTACGTGATCTACCCGCAGCAGATGACCAACGCCATGGCCACCGCCCGGCGCCTGCTGATCGAGCCCCACGCGCCGGACCGGGTGCACTGGCTGCCGCTGAAGTTCAAGAAGCGCGGCATCCCGATCCCCTTCACCCTCCCGGGCGCCGTGCACCCGGCCTGGGCGGGGAGTGCGATTGCGATCTGA